The genomic region AATAGGGAGTATGGAACTGTCTATTTGGGAAAAGGTAAGTTAATAATTATCTTtaaatgaattgaatttttttgaatcaaCATGTAGATATCAACACTGCAGAGAATATCACCGACTCTCTGGTTTCTGAAGGACTTGTCACTGTTCGAAGAGAGGGTGTAAGACCAACCCCTGAACTAACTCGTTTAGGAGAGTTGGAAGAGGAAGCGAAACGCGCCGGAAAAGGGAAATGGAGCAATAGTCCCATCTCAGAGCATGTGAGAGATGTGAAATGGACTATTGAGAATTTGAGGACCTTTGTAGACAAGAATGAGGGCAAACGCCTTAAAGCTGTAATTGAACACGTACGCGATGGCTCCACCGTTCGTGCCTTTTTGCTTCCTGATTTCTATTACATTACTGTAATGGTTGCTGGAATTCGTTGCAATGGGTTTAAATTGGATGAGCAGGGGAAAGCAGATTCCTTGCAAAAAATCGCGGAAGAGGCCAAATACATTGTAGAATTATTGCTTCTGCAGCGCGAAGTTGAAATTGTCTTATACTCTGTAAACAACAGTAACAATCTTATTGGCTCTATTATCCATCCCAAGGGGAATATTGCAGAGAAGTTGGTTCGGGAAGGTTTTGCCAGGtttattacattaaataaatcaatttctgGCAATTAAAAATCTTTGATATGTAGGTGTGTAGATTGGTCTCTGGCCCCTTTATCTTCACTTGAAATCCAGAAACTGCGATCCGCTGAAAGTCAGGCTAAAAGTGAGAAGAGGCGTATCTGGAAAGACTACCAAATGAAGACTCCTCAAATTACTGGCAAAGAAAAGGAATTTACTGCAACTGTCGTAGAAGTTGTGAATGGAGACGCTCTACAGCTGAAGCTGTCAAATGGGACTgtgaaaaaggtatttttggcCAGTATTCGACCTCCAAGAGAGGCAGGAAGGGGTGCGCAAGATGACGAAGGAAAACCTCTTCCAAGGCCCAAAGGTAGATAACAATATTGTAATAGTTTTACCTGTAAACattcatttgaatttgtttatgGGAATttagaaagttattttttctagGTTTTAGACCGCTTTATGACATTCCCTGGATGTTTGAAGCTAGGGAATATCTAAGAAAAAAGCTTATAGGGAAGAAGGTCAATGTGGTTGTTGATTACATTCAGGAAGCAAGGGAAAGCCTTCCTGAAAAGACTTGCGCCACTGTTACTGTCAATGGCAAGTAagtgtttctatttattttcctattctccaatttttttttctgacatTTTTATCCCCctaattggaaatttgatatttttttgcaatctttttttcttcttgaaTTGCATCAATATTTCTCTTTTCCCTGCTAGAAATGTGGCAGAGGCTTTGGTCTCCAAAGGTCTAGCAACAGTGGTAAGATACAGACAAGATGACGATCAGCGAAGTTGTCGCTATGATGAATTATTGAAAGCTGAAACTAAGGCTGAAAAGTCTCAGCTTGGAGTGCACTCCAAGAAAGAGGGAACTTTGCTTAGAGTTACAGAAATTGTATGTTTATGTTTTCCAGTAAAGAAGGGATTTTAATTTGAGTAATTTAGGATTCTGCCCGAGCGAAATTGGAGCTGGCTTCGTTCCAAAGGGCGCAAAGAATCGACGCTATTGTTGAGTTTGTAGCAAGCGGATCCAGGTTCAGGCTGTATATCCCGAGGTCGAATAGTCTGGCAACGTTTTTGTTGGGTGAGTAAAACATTGGTAATCATAAAAAAGGTTGGTAACAGCCTAGTGCATAGGGAATCATTGATTTGATAAAACATAGATGTCTTTGTATACAGACTACTTACCATTAATTTAAGGTGGACTATTACTGTAATTTGACATGAACATGGCGTTTCTCTAGGTGGCATCAATTGTCCGAGAGCAACAAGGCCAGCTACTGGAAATCTTCCTGCTTCAGAAGGTGAAGAATTCGGAGACGAAGCTTTGTTATTCGTCAAAGAAAGATGCCTGCAACGCGAGGTTTCAATTCAAGTAGATACTCATGACAAGGCTGGAAATTTCATCGGTTGGTTGTGGATTGATAATGTGAATTTGTCTGTAGAGCTGGTCAAGCATGGCTTCGCTTCCGTGCATTTTACCGGAGAAAAATCGTCCTATGCTTCTCAGGCATGTTGTCTATTTCATTATTGTCTTTATTACTTATTATATATTACAGCTTAAAGGCGCGGAAGACAGCGCCAAGAGTCAGAAGCTGCGACGATGGAAGAACTTCGTTGAAGAGGAGCCTCAGGAGAAGCATGTGGAAGACGACAATAAGgtgataataattttcttgtttatttagttgtaattttattgttatattttacAGCCGGTGAACAGGAAAATCAACTACGAGGAAGTGATGGTGACGGAAGTCACCAACGAGGGTACGTTCTTTGTTCAAAGAGTCGTCGAAGGTCCGAAAGCCGAGTCTTTGATAGCGAAGCTTCGACAAGAATTTGAGGCTAATCCTCCACTTCCGGGCGCTTACAATCCTAAAAGGGGAGATATCTGCGCTGCCCAGTTTAGCCTCGATAACGCCTGGTACAGGGCTCGAGTggaaaaggtaaaaaatgcaaacattaaaaataaatacaaaattaattgacCTTTTAAAAACCTAAGTTGAAAGCTTTTAaactaacaaaattttaaaacttttaaattttattacattctTCTTTTAATACGTGTTATAGGTTGGTTCAGGCAAAGCCCAAGTCCATTATATTGATTACGGAAACCGGGAGACTCTTCCTATCACTCATTTGGCCAGTTTGCCCGCTGCCTACTCTGCAGATTCCGCCTTCGCTACTGAATACACGCTACCTTATGTTACTTTGCCGAAAGACGAAGAATTCAAGGAAATGGCTTTAAAATACTTTCGAGAAGACACAAACGTGGGTCAGGTATATTTGAACGTGGAATCCAGAGCTTTAGGAGCTCCTCCAGCTGCTTCCTTGCACAAAGACCAGTCGGGAACCACTGACATTATCCGGGGATTGATCGCCGAAGGCTTGTTGTTAGTAAATAACATCAAGAGTCGAAGACAAAATCATTTGGTGAGTAAAAAGGCAATTTTGGGAGAGATTTGAAACAGAAGAAGAGAGACAAGTCGTCTACAAGTTGGGTTATGGCAGCTAGATATCTAGAATGAGCTTGACAAGAATTAACAATATCTTTTCCCTAATTAGGTTACCAAAACTCTCAATACTTTGGCAATCaagtcattttaaaaatgtttaaaagaatGTTAGAACTAACGAATAACGaatcttttcaaaaaattcagttagtaaatgcaaaaatgtgtCCCAAACCTTCAAATCTAACATTTGAATTTACACTAGAAACATTACTATTTTTAGTTTGCctaaaaacttataaaatattactaaaatatatttcattttctagTTGGAGGACTACTTGTTAGCTCAGACA from Euwallacea fornicatus isolate EFF26 chromosome 29, ASM4011564v1, whole genome shotgun sequence harbors:
- the Tudor-SN gene encoding staphylococcal nuclease domain-containing protein 1, with the protein product MTTPATTPVLAPKRGIIKQVLSGDSVIIRRLTGAPPLEKQIVFSGVTAPKLARRPGGPGESSGETKDEPWAWEAREFLRKKLVGEEVLFTSEKPPNTNREYGTVYLGKDINTAENITDSLVSEGLVTVRREGVRPTPELTRLGELEEEAKRAGKGKWSNSPISEHVRDVKWTIENLRTFVDKNEGKRLKAVIEHVRDGSTVRAFLLPDFYYITVMVAGIRCNGFKLDEQGKADSLQKIAEEAKYIVELLLLQREVEIVLYSVNNSNNLIGSIIHPKGNIAEKLVREGFARCVDWSLAPLSSLEIQKLRSAESQAKSEKRRIWKDYQMKTPQITGKEKEFTATVVEVVNGDALQLKLSNGTVKKVFLASIRPPREAGRGAQDDEGKPLPRPKGFRPLYDIPWMFEAREYLRKKLIGKKVNVVVDYIQEARESLPEKTCATVTVNGKNVAEALVSKGLATVVRYRQDDDQRSCRYDELLKAETKAEKSQLGVHSKKEGTLLRVTEIDSARAKLELASFQRAQRIDAIVEFVASGSRFRLYIPRSNSLATFLLGGINCPRATRPATGNLPASEGEEFGDEALLFVKERCLQREVSIQVDTHDKAGNFIGWLWIDNVNLSVELVKHGFASVHFTGEKSSYASQLKGAEDSAKSQKLRRWKNFVEEEPQEKHVEDDNKPVNRKINYEEVMVTEVTNEGTFFVQRVVEGPKAESLIAKLRQEFEANPPLPGAYNPKRGDICAAQFSLDNAWYRARVEKVGSGKAQVHYIDYGNRETLPITHLASLPAAYSADSAFATEYTLPYVTLPKDEEFKEMALKYFREDTNVGQVYLNVESRALGAPPAASLHKDQSGTTDIIRGLIAEGLLLVNNIKSRRQNHLLEDYLLAQTDAKKDHLHIWEYGDITEDDAKEFGLGN